The following coding sequences lie in one Arachis hypogaea cultivar Tifrunner chromosome 9, arahy.Tifrunner.gnm2.J5K5, whole genome shotgun sequence genomic window:
- the LOC112712716 gene encoding uncharacterized protein translates to MLVRRRVMSWRRVAKSLKALLAHALLFTFSLLLALKLDHVLHSSWWIVFSPLWLFHAMIARGRFSLPAPSMPHGRQWAPSHSVVATPLLVAFEILLCIHLGSSYVVNLKIVFLPLIAFELAILVDNIRMCRALMPGDDENLTDEAVWETLPHFWISIAMVFLIAATVFTLLKISGDVAALGWWDLFINFCVAQCFAYLVCTKWHNPTIHGDCHITEPCSSSSSITYLDWNRRGLVVSCDEDDQQYGLCSRQNIGGHIMKIPFIAFQILLIMHLEGTPSSARDISNRVIFSPLLLLQGVGVLYALCRSVEKIVLLVYTGDIPRSYSSVASKAFDCFGFFHRGARLLGWWSIDEGSREEEARLYFSGTSGYNTFSPDTVKKMPRTDLVEEIFRLQAALGEQTQVTKFSQEEYERLQNEKILCRVCFEEQINVVLLPCRHHIICSTCCEKCKRCPVCRVNIEERMPVYDV, encoded by the exons ATGCTGGTTCGGAGGAGGGTAATGAGTTGGAGGAGGGTGGCGAAGTCCCTCAAAGCTCTCTTAGCGCATGCCTTGCTATTCACCTTCTCTCTTCTGCTTGCTCTCAAGCTTGACCATGTTCTTCACTCTTCATGGTG GATTGTATTTTCCCCTCTATGGCTTTTCCATGCCATGATAGCGCGAGGCAGGTTTTCCTTGCCTGCTCCTTCAATGCCTCATGGTCGCCAA TGGGCTCCTTCTCATTCAGTCGTAGCAACGCCATTACTTGTTGCATTTGAGATTCTTCTGTGTATACATCTTGGGAGCAGTTATG TTGTAAATTTGAAGATTGTCTTCTTGCCCCTGATAGCTTTTGAACTAGCTATTTTGGTTGATAACATCAg GATGTGTAGGGCTTTGATGCCTGGAGATGACGAAAATTTGACTGATGAAGCAGTATGGGAAACACTTCCT CACTTCTGGATTTCAATAGCCATGGTCTTCCTTATTGCTGCTACAGTGTTCACCCTTCTAAAGATTTCTG GTGATGTAGCTGCTTTAGGCTGGTGGGACTTATTTATTAACTTCTG TGTTGCACAGTGCTTTGCCTATCTTGTTTGTACAAAATGGCATAATCCAACAATCCATGGAGATTGCCATATTACAGAACCATGTTCATCCTCCAGTTCCATAACATATCTGGATTGGAATAGAAGAGGCTTAGTAGTTTCCTGTGATGAAGATGACCAGCAATACGGGTTATGCAGTCGGCAGAACATTGGTGGTCACATTATGAAAATTCCATTCATTGCTTTCCAAATTCTTCTTATCATGCATTTAGAG GGAACACCATCGAGTGCAAGGGATATATCGAATAGGGTCATTTTTTCCCCACTTCTATTGTTGCAAGGTGTTGGGGTTTTATATGCATTGTGTAGATCAGTAGAGAAGATAGTTCTTTTAGTCTACACTGGAGATATTCCTAGAAGTTACTCATCTGTAGCATCAAAAGCCTTTGATTGTTTCGGGTTCTTCCATCGTGGGGCAAG GTTGCTGGGTTGGTGGTCCATAGATGAAGGGAGTAGGGAGGAAGAAGCTCGACTTTATTTTTCCGGCACTTCTGG GTACAATACTTTCTCCCCTGATACGGTGAAGAAGATGCCTAGAACAGATCTCGTTGAGGAG ATTTTTAGGCTACAAGCTGCACTGGGTGAGCAGACACAAGTTACAAAGTTTAGCCAAGAGGAGTATGAAAGACTTCAAAAT GAGAAGATCTTATGTAGGGTTTGCTTTGAAGAGCAGATTAATGTTGTCTTGCTTCCCTGCAGGCATCACATTATTTGCAG TACTTGCTGTGAGAAATGTAAGAGATGCCCCGTATGCCGAGTCAACATCGAAGAACGGATGCCTGTATATGATGTGTAG
- the LOC112712717 gene encoding SUPPRESSOR OF GAMMA RESPONSE 1 isoform X1, with the protein MAGSSWLVDKSRIATKIKSASGASGKVLWKSNPTRTCPNCQHVIDNSDVAQEWPGLPKGVKFDPSDQEIISHLLAKVGAAGSEPHPFIDEFIATLEVDDGICYTHPKHLPGVKQDGSATHFFHRSIKAYNTGNRKRRKINDQDSGDVRWHKTGKTKPVISDGVQRGCKKIMVLYMTSVRGVKAEKTNWVMHQYHLGTDEDEKEGEYVISKVFYQQQVKFGEKDDHDVPGTNEATVVKDDPVTSEPPHSEKQCSYLHIGEKSHQIPQGPQTDCVEDIQAECEEIVKTDVAMADAQNNEGMDNVENNADGEQKWWDSESQNLLDSQQLVEALALCDDLLHSQCSNKDDENVEHKEHLSLSIYAHLGPEHLKKDLEECQNLNLDPANVELETPPSEFRLSQLEFGSQDSFVSLSGGKAVD; encoded by the exons atggCCGG ATCATCGTGGTTGGTAGACAAAAGTAGAATTGCAACCAAAATAAAGAGTGCATCTGGAGCAAGTGGGAAAGTTTTATGGAAAAGCAATCCTACCAGAACTTGTCCGAATTGTCAACATGTTATTGATAACAGTGAT GTGGCACAAGAGTGGCCTGGATTACCAAAAGGTGTGAAATTTGATCCATCTGATCAAGAAATAATATCGCACTTGCTTGCAAAAGTTGGTGCAGCAGGTTCAGAGCCTCACCCTTTCATTGATGAATTTATTGCTACTCTTGAAGTGGATGATGGAATTTGTTATACACATCCTAAACATTTACCAG GTGTCAAGCAAGATGGTAGTGCTACACACTTTTTCCACAGATCAATCAAGGCTTATAATACCGGCAATCGAAAGCGTCGGAAAATAAATGACCAGGACTCTGGCGATGTCCGTTGGCACAAGACTGGAAAAACTAAACCTGTCATCTCGGACGGGGTTCAGAGAGGCTGTAAAAAGATTATGGTTCTATATATGACTTCAGTTAGAGGAGTAAAAGCTGAGAAAACTAACTGGGTTATGCATCAATATCACCTCGGAACAGACGAAGATGAAAAGGAAGGAGAGTATGTTATCTCTAAAGTGTTTTACCAGCAACAAGTTAAGTTTGGTGAAAAAGATGATCATGATGTTCCTGGAACCAATGAAGCAACTGTTGTGAAAGATGATCCAGTCACTTCGGAACCTCCTCATAGTGAAAAGCAATGTTCATATCTCCACATAGGAGAAAAATCACATCAGATTCCTCAG GGTCCTCAGACAGATTGTGTAGAAGACATTCAAGCCGAGTGTGAAGAGATTGTGAAAACTGATGTAGCCATGGCAGATGCTCAAAATAATGAAGGAATGGATAATGTAGAAAATAATGCTGATGGAGAACAAAAATGGTGGGACAGTGAGTCACAGAATTTGTTAGATTCACAACAACTTGTTGAAGCATTGGCCTTGTGTGATGATCTCCTCCATAGCCAGTGTTCCAATAAGGATGATGAAAATGTAGAACACAAGGAGCACTTGAGTCTTTCCATCTATGCTCATCTAGGACCAGAGCATCTGAAGAAAGATCTTGAAGAGTGCCAAAACCTTAATCTTGATCCTGCAAACGTAGAGCTCGAGACACCACCTTCAGAGTTTCGACTAAGTCAGCTG GAATTTGGTTCACAGGATAGCTTTGTTTCCTTGAGCGGTGGCAAGGCAGTCGACTAA
- the LOC112712717 gene encoding SUPPRESSOR OF GAMMA RESPONSE 1 isoform X2, translating into MLVTLVAQEWPGLPKGVKFDPSDQEIISHLLAKVGAAGSEPHPFIDEFIATLEVDDGICYTHPKHLPGVKQDGSATHFFHRSIKAYNTGNRKRRKINDQDSGDVRWHKTGKTKPVISDGVQRGCKKIMVLYMTSVRGVKAEKTNWVMHQYHLGTDEDEKEGEYVISKVFYQQQVKFGEKDDHDVPGTNEATVVKDDPVTSEPPHSEKQCSYLHIGEKSHQIPQGPQTDCVEDIQAECEEIVKTDVAMADAQNNEGMDNVENNADGEQKWWDSESQNLLDSQQLVEALALCDDLLHSQCSNKDDENVEHKEHLSLSIYAHLGPEHLKKDLEECQNLNLDPANVELETPPSEFRLSQLEFGSQDSFVSLSGGKAVD; encoded by the exons ATGCTTGTCACTTTg GTGGCACAAGAGTGGCCTGGATTACCAAAAGGTGTGAAATTTGATCCATCTGATCAAGAAATAATATCGCACTTGCTTGCAAAAGTTGGTGCAGCAGGTTCAGAGCCTCACCCTTTCATTGATGAATTTATTGCTACTCTTGAAGTGGATGATGGAATTTGTTATACACATCCTAAACATTTACCAG GTGTCAAGCAAGATGGTAGTGCTACACACTTTTTCCACAGATCAATCAAGGCTTATAATACCGGCAATCGAAAGCGTCGGAAAATAAATGACCAGGACTCTGGCGATGTCCGTTGGCACAAGACTGGAAAAACTAAACCTGTCATCTCGGACGGGGTTCAGAGAGGCTGTAAAAAGATTATGGTTCTATATATGACTTCAGTTAGAGGAGTAAAAGCTGAGAAAACTAACTGGGTTATGCATCAATATCACCTCGGAACAGACGAAGATGAAAAGGAAGGAGAGTATGTTATCTCTAAAGTGTTTTACCAGCAACAAGTTAAGTTTGGTGAAAAAGATGATCATGATGTTCCTGGAACCAATGAAGCAACTGTTGTGAAAGATGATCCAGTCACTTCGGAACCTCCTCATAGTGAAAAGCAATGTTCATATCTCCACATAGGAGAAAAATCACATCAGATTCCTCAG GGTCCTCAGACAGATTGTGTAGAAGACATTCAAGCCGAGTGTGAAGAGATTGTGAAAACTGATGTAGCCATGGCAGATGCTCAAAATAATGAAGGAATGGATAATGTAGAAAATAATGCTGATGGAGAACAAAAATGGTGGGACAGTGAGTCACAGAATTTGTTAGATTCACAACAACTTGTTGAAGCATTGGCCTTGTGTGATGATCTCCTCCATAGCCAGTGTTCCAATAAGGATGATGAAAATGTAGAACACAAGGAGCACTTGAGTCTTTCCATCTATGCTCATCTAGGACCAGAGCATCTGAAGAAAGATCTTGAAGAGTGCCAAAACCTTAATCTTGATCCTGCAAACGTAGAGCTCGAGACACCACCTTCAGAGTTTCGACTAAGTCAGCTG GAATTTGGTTCACAGGATAGCTTTGTTTCCTTGAGCGGTGGCAAGGCAGTCGACTAA
- the LOC112712718 gene encoding small polypeptide DEVIL 4, which produces MKMGSASATMGGSKRRMSSSSRGFGGVLREQRARLYIIRRCVVMLLCWHD; this is translated from the coding sequence ATGAAGATGGGGAGTGCTAGTGCTACCATGGGAGGATCAAAGAGAAGGATGTCATCATCAAGCAGAGGATTTGGTGGAGTCTTGAGAGAGCAAAGAGCTAGGCTTTACATCATAAGAAGATGTGTTGTCATGCTTCTCTGCTGGCATGACtag